The sequence below is a genomic window from Tissierellales bacterium.
AGCCTTCTAGATGTATTTTGTTTTATAGCCATTTCATCATAATCAGCTATTACATTAGCAAATACTGCCAATAATATGAGCACTATTAAAATAACTAAACCTACCATTGCCATTTTACTTTTCTTTAATCTCCGCCATACTTCACTTCTTTGATTTTTCCTTTTCTTTGTTTCTACCAGCTTTTTTTCACTTTTTTCACTAGCTACATCATTTGGCATTCAAAAAAAACCTCCTTTTATCAGACTATTTACTATACTGGGACCTAATTCTAGGATCTATAAATGCATATAGTATATCTACCAAAAGATTGGCTATACTGAAGACCACTGACATAAAAATAACAGATGCTAGTACAGTGGGTGTATCTTTTTGCTTAATTGCCTCAACCATTAATCGTCCTACTCCTGGCCATGAAAAGACAGTCTCTGTAAGGACTGCTCCCCCTAATAAATATCCAAATTGTAACCCTACAACGGTTATAACTGGAATTAGTGCATTACCAAGAGCGTGTTTATTTATTACTTTTTTTTCTTCGACACCTTTTGCCCTAGCAGTTCTAATATAGTCTTGTCTAATAACTTCTAACATTGACGATCTAGTCATACGAGTGATTATGGCTGCAACACCTGTCCCTAATGTAATGGCCGGTAGGATTAAACTAGTAAATCCCATATCTCTTCCTGAGGGAAGCCAACCTAATCTAACTGAAAATAAGAGTATAAGCATAAGTCCTAACCAGAAATTTGGCATCGAAACTCCTAACAAGGCTAGTATCATACTAATACTATCTACTGCCGAATACTGCTTTGTAGCAGATATTATACCTACAGGAATGCCTATGGCCACTGCTATAATCATACCGGCGATGGTTAACTTTAATGTGGCTGGAAACCTAGATAAAACCTCATCAAAAACTGGTCTCTTCGTAGTATAAGATCTACCAAAGTCTCCTTTTACCGCTCGCCTTAAGAACCTTAAATATTGGACAATAAAAGGATCGTTTAAACCCATTTCATCTCTAAGTTTTTGAACTGCTTCTTCTGGAGCATTCTCTCCTAAAATAATTTGAGCCGGGTCACCAGGGGTTAAATACATTATTGTATAGACTATAAAGGTAACCCCTATTATTACTGGAATTAATAAAAGGATCCTTCTAAAAATATATTTATGCATATTTAAACCTCCTTGAAGTAAGGCAATATATGTTGCTAAAGGGCTATGTGGCCATAGCCCTTTAATTTATTTAGTCTATTTCTACTTTATCTAATAAATGATGGCCTGCCGGATGTAACTTAAATCCTTTAACATTGTTTTGTAAGCCTGCATTTTGAGTTTGGAAATATAAGAATAATTGTGGAGCTTCATCTACTATTATTTCCTGAGCTTCATGATAAGCTTTTAATCTTTCATCTTCATCGACAGATTTTTTACCCTTTT
It includes:
- a CDS encoding ABC transporter permease, which produces MPNDVASEKSEKKLVETKKRKNQRSEVWRRLKKSKMAMVGLVILIVLILLAVFANVIADYDEMAIKQNTSRRL
- the nikB gene encoding nickel ABC transporter permease — encoded protein: MHKYIFRRILLLIPVIIGVTFIVYTIMYLTPGDPAQIILGENAPEEAVQKLRDEMGLNDPFIVQYLRFLRRAVKGDFGRSYTTKRPVFDEVLSRFPATLKLTIAGMIIAVAIGIPVGIISATKQYSAVDSISMILALLGVSMPNFWLGLMLILLFSVRLGWLPSGRDMGFTSLILPAITLGTGVAAIITRMTRSSMLEVIRQDYIRTARAKGVEEKKVINKHALGNALIPVITVVGLQFGYLLGGAVLTETVFSWPGVGRLMVEAIKQKDTPTVLASVIFMSVVFSIANLLVDILYAFIDPRIRSQYSK